From Mustela erminea isolate mMusErm1 chromosome 1, mMusErm1.Pri, whole genome shotgun sequence, a single genomic window includes:
- the TMEM40 gene encoding transmembrane protein 40 isoform X1, with protein MEMSGPSSQTPDHSRVHGETEDLDYEEMDFHKPGREAGLFSHEQPKRDKSSTSSSSSSSSSSSSSSSSGAEHEEPDLLKDELQLYQVGAPGEVVPSEESGLRRRGSDPASGEVEASELRRLNIKKDDEFFHFVLLCFAIGTLLVCYHYYADWFMSLGVGLLTFASLETVGIYFGLVYRIHSVLHGFIPLFQKLRLMGFRKTD; from the exons ATGGAGATGTCAGGACCTTCCTCCCAGACTCCAGATCATAGTCGAGTCCATGGAGAAACAGAAGATCTAGACT ATGAAGAGATGGATTTCCACAAGCCAGGCAGGGAAGCTGGACTATTTTCTCACGAACAACCTAAGAGAGACAAGTCTtctacctcctcctcttcctcctcctcttcctcctcgtcatcctcctcttcctcag GTGCTGAGCATGAGGAGCCTGACCTTTTGAAGGATGAGCTTCAGCTCTATCAAG TAGGTGCCCCTGGAGAGGTGGTGCCCTCTGAAGAATCGG GACTCCGAAGACGAGGCTCTGACCCAGCAAGTG GAGAAGTGGAGGCCTCTGAGTTAAGAAGACTGAATATAAAGAAAGATG atgagtttttccattttgtcctgCTCTGCTTTGCCATTGGGACCTTGCTGGTGTGTTATCACTATTATGCAG ACTGGTTCATGTCCCTTGGGGTCGGCCTACTTACCTTCGCCTCCCTGGAGACTGTCGGCATCTATTTTGGGCTGG TTTACCGGATCCACAGTGTTCTGCACGGCTTCATCCCGCTCTTTCAGAAGCTTAGGCTGATGG GATTCAGGAAGACCGACTGA
- the TMEM40 gene encoding transmembrane protein 40 isoform X2, giving the protein MEMSGPSSQTPDHSRVHGETEDLDYEEMDFHKPGREAGLFSHEQPKRDKSSTSSSSSSSSSSSSSSSSGAEHEEPDLLKDELQLYQGAPGEVVPSEESGLRRRGSDPASGEVEASELRRLNIKKDDEFFHFVLLCFAIGTLLVCYHYYADWFMSLGVGLLTFASLETVGIYFGLVYRIHSVLHGFIPLFQKLRLMGFRKTD; this is encoded by the exons ATGGAGATGTCAGGACCTTCCTCCCAGACTCCAGATCATAGTCGAGTCCATGGAGAAACAGAAGATCTAGACT ATGAAGAGATGGATTTCCACAAGCCAGGCAGGGAAGCTGGACTATTTTCTCACGAACAACCTAAGAGAGACAAGTCTtctacctcctcctcttcctcctcctcttcctcctcgtcatcctcctcttcctcag GTGCTGAGCATGAGGAGCCTGACCTTTTGAAGGATGAGCTTCAGCTCTATCAAG GTGCCCCTGGAGAGGTGGTGCCCTCTGAAGAATCGG GACTCCGAAGACGAGGCTCTGACCCAGCAAGTG GAGAAGTGGAGGCCTCTGAGTTAAGAAGACTGAATATAAAGAAAGATG atgagtttttccattttgtcctgCTCTGCTTTGCCATTGGGACCTTGCTGGTGTGTTATCACTATTATGCAG ACTGGTTCATGTCCCTTGGGGTCGGCCTACTTACCTTCGCCTCCCTGGAGACTGTCGGCATCTATTTTGGGCTGG TTTACCGGATCCACAGTGTTCTGCACGGCTTCATCCCGCTCTTTCAGAAGCTTAGGCTGATGG GATTCAGGAAGACCGACTGA